One part of the Treponema sp. OMZ 787 genome encodes these proteins:
- the hslV gene encoding ATP-dependent protease subunit HslV, with product MDKKIRSTTVLAVRRDGKIVMAGDGQVTMGETVMKGNARKVRKIYDGKIITGFAGATADAFTLLEKFEIRVKEFSGDLTRAAVELAKDWRTDKMLKNLQALLLVADAKTTLLISGNGDVIEPEEDVLAIGSGGNYAYASALALMQNTNLSAREIAEKSLQIAGKICIYTNGKIVMEEI from the coding sequence ATGGATAAAAAAATACGAAGCACGACAGTGCTTGCCGTACGTAGAGACGGAAAAATTGTTATGGCTGGAGACGGTCAGGTAACTATGGGCGAAACCGTTATGAAAGGTAATGCCCGAAAGGTAAGAAAAATTTATGACGGAAAAATTATAACGGGTTTTGCCGGGGCAACTGCCGATGCCTTTACTCTTTTGGAAAAATTCGAAATCAGGGTAAAAGAATTTTCAGGCGATCTGACTCGTGCAGCTGTAGAGCTTGCAAAGGATTGGCGCACCGATAAGATGCTAAAAAATTTACAGGCCCTCTTACTTGTTGCCGACGCAAAGACTACTCTTTTGATTTCGGGTAACGGAGATGTAATAGAACCGGAAGAAGATGTTCTTGCAATAGGTTCCGGGGGGAATTACGCCTATGCTTCGGCCTTAGCCTTGATGCAAAACACAAATCTTTCCGCCCGCGAAATTGCAGAAAAGAGTTTACAGATTGCAGGAAAAATCTGCATCTACACAAACGGAAAAATAGTTATGGAGGAAATATAA
- the topA gene encoding type I DNA topoisomerase: MEKTLSETKKTKRTAKKTKQHCLVIVESPAKAKTIEKYLGNDYIVRASMGHLIDLPKSRLAIDIENNFTPEYITVRGRAKILKELKKEAKKSSGVFLASDNDREGEAIAFHLHEALVEECSSPIKRIVFNEITPIAIQEAVKNPLDIDMGKVNAQKSRRVLDRLVGYNLSPLLWQKVKNGLSAGRVQSVALRLICEREEEVENFIPDEYWTLDGDFKYNKTSFEAQLVKYNDNKPELKNQKEVDAIIKELGSLPALVDDIKITEKSIKPRPPFTTSTLQQVAANRIGFTSKKTMQVAQQLYEGVAVGSTRVGLITYMRTDSVRISDIAIDAVRKWISENHPKELPDEPNVYAAGKKAQDAHEAIRPTYVEYTPAYLKEFLTRDQLRLYSLIWERFVSSQMKNAKTKTSSYEIKVGNAIFRTASTKITEKGFYTVTKTLISKDEKGTALPAMKAGDAISIETLRPEQHFTQGPARYTDASIVKMLEEKGIGRPSTYAPIISVLLDRYYVTRANKQLVPTQLGRIINSLLVENFSEIIDVNFTAGMENRLDEVAENKIEWPKLMESFYGSFKEKVDTALENVESIKGSLDEVTDIVCEKCGNKMVKKLGRFGVFLACSAFPECKNTKSIPLAKCPREGCGGDIIARKSKKRGKEFYGCTHFPECDFISHFKPINASCPKCGWFMVEKYDKKNGNYKACINPDCDYLHSVVEGVEDVEVDRSNE, encoded by the coding sequence ATGGAAAAAACATTGAGTGAAACAAAAAAAACTAAACGTACTGCAAAAAAAACAAAACAGCATTGCTTGGTTATAGTTGAGTCTCCTGCAAAGGCTAAGACTATCGAAAAATATTTAGGTAACGATTATATAGTCAGAGCCTCAATGGGGCATCTTATAGATTTGCCTAAGTCAAGATTGGCAATAGATATAGAAAATAATTTTACTCCTGAGTATATCACGGTTAGGGGCCGTGCTAAAATTTTAAAAGAATTAAAAAAGGAAGCGAAGAAATCTTCAGGTGTCTTTCTTGCAAGTGATAATGACCGTGAAGGAGAAGCCATAGCTTTTCATTTGCATGAAGCCTTGGTTGAAGAATGTTCTTCACCTATAAAAAGAATTGTTTTTAACGAAATTACTCCCATAGCAATTCAAGAAGCCGTAAAAAATCCGTTGGATATAGATATGGGAAAGGTAAATGCTCAAAAATCGAGAAGGGTTTTGGATAGACTTGTAGGATATAACTTATCTCCTCTTCTTTGGCAAAAAGTAAAAAACGGTCTATCGGCAGGCCGTGTTCAATCTGTTGCCCTCCGCTTAATCTGCGAGAGGGAAGAAGAAGTTGAAAATTTTATACCGGATGAATATTGGACTCTTGACGGAGACTTTAAATACAATAAAACTTCTTTTGAAGCCCAGCTTGTAAAATACAATGACAATAAACCCGAATTGAAAAATCAAAAAGAAGTTGATGCAATTATAAAAGAGTTGGGTTCATTGCCGGCTCTTGTCGACGATATTAAAATTACTGAAAAAAGTATCAAGCCTCGTCCTCCTTTTACGACTTCTACATTGCAGCAGGTTGCGGCAAATAGAATAGGTTTTACTTCCAAAAAAACAATGCAGGTGGCCCAGCAGCTTTATGAAGGAGTTGCAGTCGGTTCTACCCGTGTGGGTTTAATTACATATATGCGTACCGACTCTGTTAGAATATCGGATATCGCTATCGATGCCGTGCGTAAGTGGATAAGCGAAAATCATCCTAAAGAATTACCTGATGAGCCGAATGTATATGCAGCAGGGAAAAAAGCTCAAGATGCACACGAAGCGATACGCCCTACCTATGTTGAATATACTCCTGCATACTTAAAAGAATTTTTAACTCGAGATCAGTTAAGACTTTATTCTTTGATTTGGGAACGCTTTGTTTCAAGCCAAATGAAAAATGCAAAAACAAAAACATCGAGTTACGAAATAAAAGTGGGGAACGCAATTTTCCGTACAGCTTCTACAAAGATAACCGAAAAAGGTTTTTACACCGTTACAAAGACCTTGATTTCAAAAGATGAAAAAGGAACAGCGCTCCCCGCAATGAAGGCCGGTGATGCGATCAGCATTGAAACATTAAGACCTGAACAGCATTTTACTCAAGGCCCTGCCCGTTATACTGATGCAAGTATAGTAAAGATGCTTGAAGAAAAAGGAATCGGCCGCCCTTCAACCTATGCTCCTATTATTTCGGTTTTGCTTGACCGCTATTATGTAACTAGAGCAAATAAGCAGCTTGTTCCGACTCAGTTGGGAAGAATTATAAACAGCCTCTTGGTAGAAAATTTTTCCGAAATAATCGACGTTAATTTTACTGCCGGAATGGAAAACCGCTTGGACGAAGTTGCTGAAAATAAAATAGAATGGCCTAAGCTTATGGAAAGTTTTTATGGCTCGTTTAAAGAAAAAGTAGATACTGCCTTGGAAAATGTAGAAAGCATTAAGGGTTCCTTGGATGAGGTTACCGACATTGTCTGTGAAAAATGCGGAAACAAGATGGTAAAAAAACTAGGCCGCTTCGGAGTATTTTTGGCTTGCAGTGCTTTTCCCGAATGTAAAAATACAAAATCGATTCCATTGGCAAAGTGTCCGCGTGAAGGCTGCGGCGGCGACATAATCGCCCGTAAATCAAAAAAGAGGGGGAAGGAATTTTACGGATGTACTCATTTCCCTGAATGCGATTTTATTTCACACTTTAAACCCATCAATGCATCCTGCCCTAAATGCGGATGGTTTATGGTAGAAAAATATGATAAGAAAAACGGAAACTATAAGGCCTGTATTAATCCCGATTGCGATTACTTACACAGCGTAGTCGAAGGTGTAGAAGATGTGGAGGTAGATAGAAGTAATGAATGA
- the flgB gene encoding flagellar basal body rod protein FlgB, which yields MGFNSFLRTTDILHRALDVNSLRYTVTSNNLANSDVPNFKRTEVNFESELKRAFDSEKNAKGAFQLATTHPLHIKSNEPIDYRTVEPVRVLDYLTAEKANGNNVNPEDEAMKVLKIQMQYQLLSMMAGFQYNQVQSVLK from the coding sequence ATGGGTTTTAATAGTTTTTTAAGAACAACGGATATACTTCACAGAGCCTTGGATGTAAACTCTTTGCGTTATACCGTTACATCGAACAACCTTGCAAATTCTGATGTTCCTAATTTTAAGCGGACTGAGGTAAATTTTGAATCGGAGTTGAAACGAGCCTTTGATTCCGAAAAAAATGCAAAAGGCGCTTTTCAGCTTGCAACTACTCATCCCTTGCACATAAAATCAAACGAGCCTATAGATTATCGAACGGTTGAGCCTGTGCGTGTTTTGGATTATTTGACTGCCGAAAAAGCAAACGGAAATAATGTAAACCCTGAAGATGAAGCCATGAAGGTATTGAAGATTCAAATGCAGTATCAGCTTTTAAGTATGATGGCAGGTTTTCAGTACAATCAGGTACAATCGGTTTTAAAGTAG
- a CDS encoding DUF2225 domain-containing protein, which produces MKKSFFSVITILLLIIILGSCNKVTGIRRLQELEEGVSNPNTEAELKDAIRKYEKRVDDIMIAEGRVGIWYKILGSRYMDQKMYKKALQSFQSALEYYPENQNLFYQVGLAASLTAKNALDFELTGTDIEKKRYFSLAVSAYTRALEIDPKHSKAVYALSVLYIFELNRPADAIPILEKIAEWEKKPIDHLFLLGAAYYMTGKNEKAIAIYDRIIQISSSAEKRAQAENNIREIRASGGR; this is translated from the coding sequence ATGAAAAAAAGTTTTTTTTCCGTAATAACTATTTTGTTGTTGATTATTATATTGGGTAGCTGCAATAAGGTTACGGGTATCCGCAGACTTCAGGAATTGGAGGAGGGAGTCAGCAATCCTAATACTGAAGCCGAATTGAAAGATGCTATAAGAAAATATGAAAAAAGAGTTGATGATATAATGATTGCAGAAGGAAGAGTCGGTATATGGTATAAAATACTCGGCTCAAGATACATGGATCAAAAAATGTATAAAAAAGCCTTGCAGTCTTTTCAATCTGCATTGGAATATTATCCTGAAAATCAAAATTTATTTTATCAGGTAGGGCTTGCTGCAAGTTTAACTGCAAAGAATGCTTTAGATTTTGAATTAACCGGAACCGATATAGAGAAAAAAAGATATTTTTCTCTTGCCGTTTCGGCTTATACGCGTGCACTTGAAATAGATCCTAAACATTCAAAAGCTGTTTATGCCTTATCGGTATTGTATATCTTTGAATTAAATAGACCGGCCGATGCGATTCCCATTTTGGAAAAAATTGCCGAGTGGGAAAAGAAGCCTATAGATCATTTATTTTTACTTGGTGCGGCTTATTATATGACGGGTAAAAATGAAAAAGCAATTGCAATTTATGATCGAATTATTCAAATTTCAAGCAGTGCAGAAAAAAGAGCTCAAGCGGAAAATAATATTAGGGAGATTAGGGCTTCGGGAGGAAGATAA
- the dprA gene encoding DNA-processing protein DprA, with the protein MNISGKESLYIGLSHCYFLKGKEKLLLSEKLDSLSSLVSLSIKDISETIGRQVRPKKWDKDLLNSLTDSSIKVMNSYDVRMLYFYDSDFPPQLREIPDHPFTVFYRGTLPSQEKPMLAMVGTRQPTGEGIEQALNLGKEAAEKNITVMSGLAFGIDAFSHRGCLEGRGKTVAVLACGPEMIYPRSNKKLAASILESGGCILSEYAPGTEPLSYRFPERNRIISGLSRSVLIVEAPKKSGALITADFALEQGRDVYVCESILQSLQNAGSLSLYEQGAFAIKCIDDILHDWKYPTENNLKKDQQNMLFTNL; encoded by the coding sequence GTGAATATATCCGGAAAAGAAAGTTTATACATAGGATTATCTCATTGTTATTTTCTCAAAGGAAAAGAAAAACTTCTTCTATCTGAAAAGCTGGACTCCTTATCCTCTCTTGTCTCGCTTTCTATAAAAGATATTTCGGAAACTATAGGCCGGCAGGTTAGACCGAAAAAATGGGATAAGGATTTACTTAATTCTCTTACGGATTCAAGTATCAAGGTTATGAATTCATATGATGTGAGAATGCTTTATTTCTATGATTCGGATTTTCCTCCGCAGCTTAGAGAAATTCCCGATCATCCCTTTACTGTTTTTTATCGCGGAACCTTGCCTTCTCAGGAAAAACCGATGCTTGCGATGGTCGGAACCAGACAGCCTACCGGAGAAGGAATTGAACAAGCTTTGAATTTAGGAAAAGAGGCTGCAGAAAAAAACATTACGGTTATGTCGGGATTAGCCTTCGGTATAGATGCTTTTTCGCACAGGGGATGTCTTGAAGGAAGGGGAAAAACCGTAGCTGTTTTGGCTTGCGGGCCTGAAATGATTTATCCCCGTTCAAATAAAAAACTTGCGGCAAGTATTTTGGAATCAGGCGGATGTATCTTAAGTGAGTATGCTCCGGGAACGGAACCTCTTTCTTACCGCTTTCCTGAACGCAATAGAATTATTTCGGGACTATCCCGTTCTGTTTTAATTGTAGAAGCTCCGAAAAAATCGGGAGCTCTTATTACTGCCGATTTTGCATTAGAGCAGGGCAGGGATGTTTATGTATGTGAATCTATTTTACAGTCTTTGCAAAACGCAGGCAGCCTTAGTCTTTACGAACAAGGTGCCTTTGCTATAAAATGTATAGATGATATTTTACATGATTGGAAATATCCTACGGAAAATAATTTAAAAAAAGATCAGCAAAATATGCTGTTTACCAATTTATAG
- a CDS encoding site-specific tyrosine recombinase, whose protein sequence is MTKIQLRAFYGFLISAESHSKATAQTYINTLQLFQEHMSDRLIENASEADCINFILHRSESGIMAKTIAKDIAALNSFFRFLIIEGVRKNNPSEGIERPKREKTLPRVLSPEEVDSLFAAIPLDSPNNIRDRALFELIYSAGLRVSEIVNLKLEDIFYDEDLIKVTGKGNKERIVPFGSAAKYWLKQYILEARAELLKPKHPENTLTSGSVFLNNRGSVLTRKGIWKRINELSNFSGIETKVHTLRHSYATHLLAGGADLRAVQCLLGHSDISTTQVYTHIEDKSLQMYHNKFFDTKKLERGIK, encoded by the coding sequence CTGACAAAAATACAGCTTCGGGCTTTTTACGGATTTTTAATTTCAGCGGAATCTCATTCAAAAGCGACAGCTCAAACCTATATTAATACTTTGCAATTATTTCAAGAGCATATGTCAGACCGCTTAATTGAAAATGCAAGTGAAGCCGACTGTATTAATTTTATTTTGCATAGATCCGAATCCGGAATTATGGCCAAAACCATAGCCAAGGATATTGCAGCTCTTAATTCCTTTTTTAGATTTTTGATTATAGAAGGAGTTAGAAAAAATAATCCGAGTGAGGGTATAGAAAGACCAAAAAGAGAAAAAACTTTACCGAGAGTTTTATCTCCGGAGGAAGTAGACAGTCTTTTTGCTGCAATACCTTTGGATTCTCCGAATAATATTAGAGATAGGGCTTTATTTGAGCTTATTTATTCTGCAGGTCTTAGGGTTAGCGAGATTGTTAATTTAAAACTGGAAGATATTTTCTATGATGAAGATTTAATTAAGGTTACAGGAAAAGGAAATAAAGAAAGAATTGTTCCGTTTGGAAGTGCTGCAAAGTATTGGCTTAAGCAGTATATACTTGAAGCACGTGCCGAATTATTAAAACCTAAGCATCCTGAAAATACATTGACTTCAGGTTCCGTGTTTTTAAATAACCGCGGTTCCGTTTTGACCAGAAAGGGAATTTGGAAAAGAATAAATGAGCTTTCAAATTTTTCGGGTATTGAAACAAAGGTTCATACCTTAAGACACTCTTATGCCACGCATTTACTTGCCGGAGGAGCGGATTTGAGAGCTGTACAATGTCTTTTAGGTCATTCCGATATTTCTACAACTCAAGTTTATACGCATATCGAGGATAAGTCTCTGCAAATGTATCATAATAAATTTTTTGATACTAAAAAATTAGAAAGAGGTATAAAATGA
- the ftsZ gene encoding cell division protein FtsZ: protein MLYEVMKDKVNDEVVEAGTPAIIKVIGAGGGGSNAVNRMMSSSMRYVDFIVANTDLQALNHSNAPLKLPIGTKITKGLGSGGDPGIGEKAAIEDREIIANAIKDADMLFITAGMGGGTGTGSAPVIAEIAKEQGILTVAVVTKPFAFEGRKRMALAEEGIKKLKESVDTVITIPNQHLLKMVDPSTPVVEAFKKADDVLRQAVQGISDLIYQHGEINVDLADVKAVMKEQGNAHMGVGIGEGQNRAVDAATNALNNPLLEEARVEGAKNLLVNICGSEKLTMHELAEIMDIINAGADPDVATFFGATIDPSVENKIVVTLIATGFRSNDKFPIDETQPAQKPVHDNAENLMFSDDSFMTSREWTKVNKTTPPSLSGLGARNRHETSPEKNYEGCYVSERKPSFSSIVPPMESDLDTPAWIRNQNVLRVGGK from the coding sequence ATGTTATATGAAGTAATGAAAGACAAGGTAAATGATGAAGTTGTTGAAGCAGGCACTCCGGCTATAATAAAAGTTATAGGTGCAGGTGGCGGCGGATCAAATGCAGTAAACAGAATGATGTCCAGCAGCATGAGGTATGTTGACTTTATAGTTGCAAATACCGATTTACAGGCTTTAAATCATTCAAATGCTCCTTTAAAATTACCTATCGGAACAAAAATTACAAAGGGGTTAGGTTCAGGAGGTGATCCCGGCATCGGAGAGAAGGCTGCTATTGAAGATCGCGAAATAATTGCAAATGCAATCAAAGATGCTGATATGCTTTTTATAACTGCCGGAATGGGAGGCGGCACGGGTACGGGTTCGGCTCCAGTTATTGCCGAAATTGCTAAGGAACAGGGAATCTTAACGGTTGCTGTAGTTACAAAGCCCTTTGCATTTGAGGGACGCAAAAGAATGGCTCTTGCAGAAGAAGGAATAAAAAAATTAAAAGAATCCGTGGACACCGTAATTACTATTCCGAATCAGCATTTATTGAAGATGGTAGACCCTTCAACTCCTGTTGTGGAAGCATTTAAAAAAGCGGATGATGTTTTGCGTCAGGCTGTTCAAGGTATCTCCGATTTAATTTATCAGCATGGAGAAATTAATGTTGACTTGGCTGATGTAAAAGCTGTTATGAAAGAACAGGGAAATGCTCATATGGGTGTCGGTATAGGTGAAGGCCAAAATAGGGCTGTAGATGCGGCAACAAATGCTCTTAATAATCCACTTCTTGAAGAGGCTAGAGTTGAAGGAGCTAAAAATCTTTTGGTAAATATTTGCGGAAGCGAAAAATTAACAATGCATGAGCTTGCAGAGATCATGGATATTATTAATGCCGGTGCCGATCCGGATGTTGCAACTTTTTTTGGTGCGACTATAGATCCTTCTGTGGAAAATAAAATTGTTGTTACCTTAATTGCAACAGGTTTTAGATCAAACGATAAATTTCCTATTGATGAAACTCAGCCTGCTCAAAAGCCTGTTCATGACAATGCAGAAAATTTGATGTTCTCTGATGATTCGTTTATGACTTCGAGAGAGTGGACTAAGGTTAATAAAACGACACCTCCTTCTCTTTCAGGTCTTGGTGCAAGAAATCGGCATGAGACTTCCCCTGAAAAAAACTATGAAGGCTGTTATGTTTCAGAAAGGAAGCCGTCTTTTAGTTCTATCGTTCCTCCTATGGAAAGTGATTTGGATACTCCTGCTTGGATTCGTAATCAAAATGTTTTAAGAGTAGGAGGAAAATAA
- the hslU gene encoding ATP-dependent protease ATPase subunit HslU: MNEELKELTPKQTVAELDKYIIGQNKAKRAVAIALRNRMRRLKLPEEIRDEIAPKNILMIGPTGVGKTEIARRLAKLSGAPFLKVEATKYTEVGYVGRDVESMIRDLMAVGYTMVKSEMQEKLKEQAEKNTEESLLDLLLPGSNKKKSAASAAAVSAKESSNASAGTQIALPGMSNSVSAEEDKAQNENDMSGTREKFRVMLREGKLEDKMVEVTIAPSMGAPTFEFFAGGSNMEDIESAMSNISNLIMGGAKSKRKNVSVKEAREIIMAEQLDRMVDHDKVTDEAKQRVEQMGIIFIDEIDKVASRSDRGGGPDVSREGVQRDILPIVEGSKVSTKYGVVDTRHILFIAAGAFSVSKPSDLIPEFQGRFPLRVELEALHAEDFKRILLEPKNALTKQYAELLETEGVKIEFLDEAIDRMSFLAADVNSKNENIGARRLHTIMEMLLEDISFNASEMSGETVKIDVSYVDERLKDIVQDQDLSRYIL, from the coding sequence ATGAACGAAGAATTAAAAGAGCTGACACCTAAACAGACTGTTGCAGAATTGGATAAATACATTATAGGACAAAACAAGGCTAAGAGAGCTGTTGCTATTGCTCTCCGTAATAGAATGCGCCGTCTAAAATTGCCGGAAGAAATAAGGGATGAAATAGCTCCTAAAAATATTTTGATGATAGGACCTACAGGTGTAGGTAAAACCGAAATTGCAAGGCGTCTTGCAAAATTGTCGGGAGCTCCTTTTTTGAAAGTTGAAGCTACAAAATATACCGAGGTAGGCTATGTCGGCCGAGATGTTGAATCTATGATCAGGGATCTAATGGCTGTGGGCTACACAATGGTAAAAAGCGAAATGCAGGAAAAACTAAAAGAGCAGGCAGAAAAGAACACCGAAGAATCCTTATTGGATTTGCTTTTGCCCGGTTCAAATAAAAAGAAATCTGCTGCATCGGCCGCCGCTGTGTCTGCAAAAGAGAGTTCTAATGCTTCTGCCGGAACACAGATAGCTCTTCCAGGCATGAGTAATTCTGTTTCTGCCGAAGAGGATAAGGCCCAAAATGAAAACGATATGAGCGGTACCCGCGAAAAATTCCGTGTAATGCTCCGTGAGGGTAAGCTCGAAGATAAGATGGTTGAGGTTACGATTGCTCCTTCCATGGGGGCTCCTACATTCGAATTTTTTGCAGGCGGTTCAAATATGGAAGATATTGAATCTGCAATGTCCAATATTTCGAATCTGATTATGGGAGGAGCAAAATCAAAACGCAAAAATGTAAGCGTAAAAGAAGCCCGCGAAATTATAATGGCCGAACAGCTTGACCGAATGGTAGATCACGATAAGGTTACGGATGAGGCAAAGCAAAGAGTAGAGCAGATGGGAATTATCTTTATCGATGAAATAGATAAGGTCGCATCCCGCTCCGACCGCGGCGGAGGGCCGGATGTTTCCAGAGAAGGAGTTCAGCGCGACATTCTTCCCATTGTTGAAGGCTCTAAGGTGTCTACAAAATACGGAGTAGTCGATACCCGTCACATTCTTTTTATAGCAGCCGGTGCTTTCAGCGTATCAAAGCCTAGCGATTTAATCCCTGAGTTTCAGGGCCGCTTCCCCTTGCGTGTAGAACTTGAGGCCCTTCATGCAGAGGATTTTAAAAGGATTCTCCTTGAACCGAAAAATGCTTTGACAAAGCAATATGCGGAACTTTTGGAAACCGAAGGCGTAAAAATAGAATTTTTGGATGAGGCTATTGATCGAATGAGTTTTTTGGCTGCCGATGTAAACAGCAAAAACGAAAATATTGGAGCTCGAAGGCTACATACGATTATGGAGATGCTTTTAGAAGATATTTCGTTTAATGCAAGTGAGATGAGCGGTGAAACCGTAAAGATCGATGTGTCTTATGTTGATGAAAGATTAAAGGATATAGTACAGGATCAGGATTTATCCCGATATATTCTATAA
- the xerC gene encoding tyrosine recombinase XerC, translating to MNEVFENYLTYSAGVRQFTKATIDSYKNDLIIFEEWLKELELDVFELKASEVRIFIAELADKKFAPASINRIMSTLRGFYKYALRFNLTTTNPISSVRNLKIAQKLPVFMFPKQAKEFCKLPSNSDILWEARDAALFASLYSTGCRVSELAGLDIKDLDKTLSYAIVFGKGKKERKVFFAEFARDYLKAYLEERAELLEKQKLQAQKGNKGKIRDALFINQKAQPLTSRGIRYIINRYVELSPDLKHLSPHAFRHSFASTLITRGADIRVVQELLGHESVSTTQRYTHITAEQLQNLYKTAHPHS from the coding sequence ATGAATGAAGTATTTGAAAACTACCTCACTTACAGTGCAGGAGTCAGGCAGTTTACAAAGGCAACAATAGATTCTTATAAAAACGATTTGATTATTTTTGAAGAATGGTTAAAAGAACTTGAGCTTGATGTTTTTGAATTAAAAGCTTCCGAGGTTAGAATTTTTATCGCAGAACTTGCAGATAAAAAATTTGCTCCTGCTTCAATAAACAGGATTATGTCTACGCTCAGAGGTTTTTACAAATATGCTTTAAGATTTAATCTTACAACAACAAATCCCATATCGTCTGTTAGGAATTTAAAAATTGCTCAAAAACTTCCCGTGTTCATGTTTCCTAAACAGGCTAAAGAATTTTGCAAACTGCCTTCAAATTCGGATATTCTTTGGGAGGCAAGGGATGCTGCCTTATTCGCTTCTCTTTATTCTACAGGCTGCCGTGTTTCTGAATTAGCCGGACTTGATATAAAAGATTTGGATAAAACTCTTTCTTATGCCATCGTTTTCGGAAAAGGAAAAAAAGAAAGAAAGGTGTTTTTTGCAGAATTTGCAAGGGATTATTTAAAGGCATATTTAGAAGAAAGAGCTGAACTTCTTGAAAAACAGAAGCTGCAAGCTCAAAAAGGTAACAAGGGAAAAATAAGGGATGCTCTTTTTATAAATCAAAAAGCACAACCCTTAACAAGTAGAGGAATTCGGTATATAATAAACAGGTATGTCGAATTATCTCCTGACTTAAAGCATCTTTCACCCCATGCTTTTAGACATAGTTTTGCATCTACTTTAATTACAAGAGGTGCGGATATAAGGGTTGTACAGGAATTGCTTGGACACGAAAGTGTTTCTACAACGCAAAGATATACGCATATTACGGCTGAGCAGCTTCAAAATTTATATAAGACTGCTCATCCTCATTCATAG
- the ftsA gene encoding cell division protein FtsA codes for MSDNIIVGLDIGSKNIRVVVAEKNEEGHVQITGIGTAESTGMSKGIVTNIANTVESINKAVDEAEVMSGVDIFNCIVGLGGVHIDGINSKGVFPIRDKGKNNKEIDRSDIDAVINYAQTLAFPGDREVIHVVPQSYTVDKQHGIKDPLNMIGTRLEAEVHVITGSSTAIKNIPNCVERANLHIDGLMYNGLADVRSVMTNDEQELGSILIDIGAGTTDIVVVQNGGPIITTSLPVGGIQVTNDLSIVKSIPFDMAEKIKISSGCCWMPFVESDEQVLIPAFGGRGPEEVYRSEICEILQARMAEIFVMVKNKVDSLMQCSQLGGSVVICGGGALLNGITELADEIFGMQSARLGIPSTIGGVVGQYRSPEFATVLGLVLHRLDDLNKLRKVSSSGKQNSGLVFSKIKNFIKELF; via the coding sequence ATGAGTGATAATATAATTGTAGGTTTGGATATAGGAAGCAAAAATATTAGAGTTGTTGTTGCCGAAAAAAATGAAGAAGGACATGTACAGATTACAGGCATAGGCACCGCTGAGTCAACCGGTATGAGTAAGGGTATTGTTACTAATATAGCAAACACTGTTGAAAGTATAAATAAGGCAGTAGATGAAGCAGAGGTTATGTCCGGAGTAGATATTTTTAATTGTATTGTAGGATTGGGCGGTGTACATATAGATGGAATAAATTCCAAGGGGGTTTTTCCTATAAGAGATAAAGGAAAAAATAATAAGGAAATAGACCGTTCCGACATAGATGCCGTAATTAATTATGCTCAAACGCTTGCCTTCCCAGGTGATAGGGAAGTTATTCATGTTGTGCCTCAGTCTTATACCGTCGATAAGCAGCATGGAATAAAAGATCCTTTAAATATGATAGGTACCAGACTTGAGGCGGAGGTTCATGTAATAACAGGGTCAAGTACGGCAATAAAAAATATACCTAATTGTGTTGAAAGAGCTAACTTACATATAGACGGCTTAATGTATAACGGTTTGGCAGATGTAAGATCTGTTATGACAAATGATGAGCAGGAGCTTGGTTCTATTTTAATAGATATTGGAGCCGGTACTACAGATATCGTAGTTGTGCAGAATGGCGGTCCTATAATTACAACTTCTTTGCCTGTTGGAGGAATACAGGTTACAAATGATCTGTCGATAGTGAAAAGTATTCCATTTGACATGGCAGAAAAAATAAAAATTTCAAGCGGCTGTTGCTGGATGCCATTTGTTGAAAGCGACGAACAGGTTCTGATTCCCGCTTTTGGGGGGAGAGGTCCTGAAGAAGTATATCGAAGCGAAATATGCGAAATATTGCAAGCAAGAATGGCTGAAATTTTTGTAATGGTAAAGAACAAGGTTGATAGTCTTATGCAATGTTCTCAGCTTGGCGGTTCTGTTGTAATATGCGGAGGAGGGGCTTTGTTAAACGGTATAACAGAGTTAGCTGATGAAATATTCGGTATGCAATCTGCCCGTCTTGGAATTCCGTCAACTATAGGAGGAGTTGTAGGTCAATATCGAAGCCCGGAATTCGCGACTGTTTTGGGATTAGTATTGCATAGATTAGATGATCTAAATAAGTTGAGAAAGGTTTCAAGTTCAGGAAAACAAAATTCGGGGCTTGTTTTTTCAAAAATAAAAAATTTTATAAAAGAATTATTTTAA